The Phormidium yuhuli AB48 DNA window CGGCGAGAGCAGTTCCTCAACCACGGGCACTGGGAGCAAGTCATCAAAGGTTTCCTCCGCCTCCTTCTCGTCCATCGGAGTGACCCCAATCAGCCGAGCATCCCGGGCCTTAGCCTCTTGGGCATTGGACAGAACCTTGTCATAGACTGAACCGGCCATGGCGATCGCCACCACCGGCACTTTGGCATCCAACAGGGCAATCGGGCCATGTTTCATCTCCCCAGCGGGGTAGCCCTCAGCATGGATATAGCTAATTTCCTTGAGTTTCAAGGCCCCTTCGAGGGCGATGGGGAAATTAATCCCCCGGCCGAGGAAGATAAAATCTTGTGTTTCCCCAAACTCATGGGCCAATTCTTCGATATAGCGTTCCTGACTCTCCAAGACCAACTCAATTTGTCCTGGGAGTTGTCGTAACCCGACTAAAATCTCCTCAATCCGGGATTCAGGCAGAGTGTGCCGACGGTAGGCTAATTCCAACGCCAGGGCATAAAACGCCATCACCTGGGCCACAAACGTTTTCGTCGCCGCCACCCCAATCTCAATTCCCGCATGGATATCGATGATATTGTCCACCAAATTGCCCAGAGAAGATTCCGGGCGATTGGTAATTCCCAGTAGACGCGGACTAAATTGTGGCTCTAAATTCGCCCGTCGCTCCTGTTCCATCGCCAAGGCCGCCAGAGTATCGGCCGTTTCTCCCGACTGCGTTACCCCAATCACCAGAGTATTAGCCATCAGGGGTGCGGGAGCATAACGAAACTCCGAGGCGTATTGAACCATCGTGGGAATCCCTGCCAACTGTTCGAGTAGGTATTTTCCCACCAGTGCCGCGTGCCAACTGGTTCCACAGGCCAAGATTTGGATATGTTGCAAGTCCTGATAGAGACTTGGGTCTAGATCCAGATTAACCGGTGGCGTGGTTTGGCCCGCTTCCCAGGTGCTGTTGGTATAGGCCTCTAAACACACCCGCACCACTCCCGGCTGCTCGTAGATTTCCTTGAGCATGAAATGTTTGAACCCCTGTTTTTCCACCACAATGGGGTTCCAGGTGAGAGTACGGGGGCTTTTCTTGAGGCGATCGCCCTCGAAATTATACAATTCAACCCCTAGGGGAGTCAGTTTGCCCATCTCCCCATTGTCCAAGGTTAAAACCGCCCGAGTATGGGGAATCAGGGCAGGGGTATCCGAGGCGCAGAAAAATTCTCCCTGGCCAAAGCCAATTGATAGGG harbors:
- the glmS gene encoding glutamine--fructose-6-phosphate transaminase (isomerizing), which produces MCGIVGYIGMQPASEILLAGLEKLEYRGYDSAGIATVNDHQVNCVRAKGKLHNLRRKLDGEENPAQLGIGHTRWATHGKPEEYNAHPHLDVSGRIAVVQNGIIENYRELRADLQAKGHLFKSDTDTEVIPHLIAECLKVPEPAAPATVTSSPFLEAVRQAVNRLQGAFAIAVIHADYPDELIVARQQAPLSIGFGQGEFFCASDTPALIPHTRAVLTLDNGEMGKLTPLGVELYNFEGDRLKKSPRTLTWNPIVVEKQGFKHFMLKEIYEQPGVVRVCLEAYTNSTWEAGQTTPPVNLDLDPSLYQDLQHIQILACGTSWHAALVGKYLLEQLAGIPTMVQYASEFRYAPAPLMANTLVIGVTQSGETADTLAALAMEQERRANLEPQFSPRLLGITNRPESSLGNLVDNIIDIHAGIEIGVAATKTFVAQVMAFYALALELAYRRHTLPESRIEEILVGLRQLPGQIELVLESQERYIEELAHEFGETQDFIFLGRGINFPIALEGALKLKEISYIHAEGYPAGEMKHGPIALLDAKVPVVAIAMAGSVYDKVLSNAQEAKARDARLIGVTPMDEKEAEETFDDLLPVPVVEELLSPILAVIPLQLLAYHIAARRGLDVDQPRNLAKSVTVE